A window of Chrysoperla carnea chromosome 3, inChrCarn1.1, whole genome shotgun sequence genomic DNA:
aaggctatgaacaaaatttaggtataggtgtttttaaaatcacctaattagtccattttcggttgtctgtccgtctgtctgccacgataactcaaaaacgacaagatatcaagctgaaatttttacagcgtactccggacgtaaaaagtgaggtcaagttcgtaaatgagcaacataggtcaattgggtctcgaCTTATGGgtccttaggacccatcttgtaaaccgttagagatagaacaaaagtttaaatgtaaaaaatctttcttttcaaaaaataaacaacttttgtttgaaacattttttcgtaaacatcactgtttacccgtgagggcgcaaattaggcgtaaattgtatggtatgtataatatggggatatcagttacgtatgtgtgacatgtataggtatatgtgtaatatgattgagtaatcaacactgtctatgcatggtatttcaacaattaacccagtcaatagtttgttttcacttgttttttttttttttttaattttcttctaataataagtttttatgtAACCGCTAACATCTATTTACCAATATCTTggcaaaaatgaaaagattatTGCTCTATGACAActttaataactttttgataATGATGTATGACaactttaagataaaaaatgacAACTCTAAATCGACAATAAACGGTAGAGCAAGAACATATTAGGACCGgttgtattttgttttcaatcaattgaaagtggttaaaaattaaaacattttcaaatattttcaatcactTAGACAGTCTGATGTGCAGTACAAAAGTACGTAACGACGCGACCGACCCGTACGTAACGACGCGACCGACCCATGACTGGACCCCGCCCAGATAGGCGACGTAAATTTAGCCATGGGCGCTTACTACTCGGCATGGGAGGTTTCACGTccttatgtatatatgtttttgcGGCAGAGCTTTCGTAAAAGTATTACGTTGATAAGAACACTGTCGATCATGTTTAGTTATAAATAAGAAGCTTTCAAAAGTCAATTTATAATACAATCATCgacttgtattaaaatatagactgatcacaaaatataaaaaatgttgccCTACCTAGCATAGATATCGACATTTCatgaaaaagcaaaaaaaaatcccGAGTAGACGAAATGGTACATCGTTTTACATATGAGAGATTAATTATAATGCACATCTGGATATGTATGCTCtttttagtatatatataagCTGGTACCGACATGTAAAATAGACCAAAATAagataaacttttcaaaaaatcgatgcGATAATGgtttttgtttgattaaaacTGTTCTTTACATTGGTGTGGAAATATCTGTGCCCTTGATAGAAAAATAGCAGTTTTGTATGACAAATGGTTGTTTTACAGTTTTACGTACTAGAGTCAGCTCAGTCCACAACAAAGAAAATACACCAACAAATAGAACGAGGAGAGAAAACCGGATCATCATTGAcataatttcaattgaattttaacaaaattcaaaacgtGGCCACACCTTATAACGTTATTTGTAAACCCTTAAGAAAGCATGAATAGTAGTGATACAAAGACGCTACCATAGTGGAAAGTATATCggcattaataaaaaaattaagaaacgcATGCTAGACATCTACATAATGGCGTTCACAACATCTTAATCAACGGTTTCTAACAACCTAATCTATAATCTATTGTTTCTGATTAAATCAATTCCTAGCTTGTtcccaaatttttattaaataaccgtataattaaaaaagatgcATTCTATATTGTGCAATTTTTCGTTACAGGTTTACAATCAACTTACTAAGCGCCCAATCATCGGATCCTACCCATAATGTTATACTGCACATAAATCCACGATTTGAACAAAGGTATATAGTACGAAATAGCCGTATAGGTGGAAAATGGGGGGCAGAAGATACAACTGgaaaatttccttttattttaaaacgtgGTTCAgaatttaaattacatatatttgtaACTGattctgaatttttaatatctattgaTGGCGAACACTATTGTGCATATCCGTTCCGGATTCCGGCTAAAAAAGTGACACACATTGAAGTAACTGGAGCTATTCAAATTCATGATTTACGAATTGATTCCCTAAATATTTATCCAACGTCGCCTGGTGATACTTCAACTGTACCAATATTACCAATAAATCACTCACTTGAAGAAACTATTAAACTTGTAAATATGcgatacattttattttgtttctggTAAAGATTATATTTTGGTCAATTTTTCAGCCTTTTTGCTGGCGACTGAGTGGACCATTCGTAACTGGACAACAAATTGCTATTGAAGGTGTTGTCAAACTTTTACCGGttgcattttttgttaatttacaaAATGGTGAACATGTATGGCCTCATCCAGAAATTCCATTGCATGTTAACACTAGATTTGGTTAGtatctattattatattgtaacgCTATTCTATTTCaactttaaatcaaaaacaCCTTTGCAGTTTTAAGTCCTcagcaaattttaatttaactgtcCAAAGGCAATATTGTCTGTATGAAACATTGAAATACAcattgtttatatttacattatatatgCGTTTATAAGCACTTGAAAGCAATATGGCGAATTATGATATCCTGGCTGATAATTTCTCAGAAAGTTCTTGTTTATCGAATAAAGCTCATTCTTATCCCCCTCTTCTCCAATTGAGAATGTCTTCACATAAATTTGGACTAACAATTTCAATATCCACTTCAAAATAGACTCAACGGTCGAATGTACAGACTAATtcagttgaaaattatttctggGTCATAATCTGCATACCGTACATCAATTTGTTTCTGACATATTCACAGgatcgatttttataccatagcaatattttatcaaattttgcttgTCTTTTTCCcaacaaaatgtaaattttgacgAAGACTCTTTGCGCTCAAGTTTTTGAACCATACTTATCAATCTTTCACGATGAATCCACTGAAATTTGGGTCGACGAAGTTAAACTTTGGCAAAAACGCATTACCGGACAGAACACCCAAAATTCACTAAAACCACTCGATATTTACAATGAAGAAACGTTTCCAAATACCTACCAAATGTTTCGCGTTTTGGCAGTTTTATTTGTGACAACGGCGTCGAATGAACGCTCCTTTTCAACTTTTCGTCATCTCAAAATATACCTTAGATTGACAATGTCTGAGGGTCGGCTAAACGGTTTAACTTGGATCAATATACATATACGCGATGTAGAGGTCGATGGGCACAGAGTTTTGGAATAGTACTTTTTGTACCTCAcagaattattgaaaaatagtgactgaatatcacattttgaaatttctttccatcattttttgtttttattgactttatattATGGCTTAACTAACGATAACAACAACTAATTGCAAACGAGGccattaataacaatatttacttttttaatattacataatatttttacagtaCAAAAAGGAGAAATGTATCTTGTTCGAAATTCGTGGAAAAATGGACAATGGGGTTCAGAAGAACGTGCcgttacaaataaatttcaacctGGACGACCGTTTATTCTTTCTATAAATTGTGAAGatgatttatattcaatttgggtaaataaatcattaatcgCTACATACAACCATCAAATGAATCGTGATCTAGCAACACATTTGTACATCGAAGGTGatataaatgttaaaagaattattcattcagataaaattttagataaatatactCATGGTAGTATAAATGATAGTGAAACTAttcatgataataataattgacaaCTATTAgtatggaatatttttaaaaaatataaaattttaacgagATTCATTTGCCCATTATTCATTGATTACGTTTCAAAACaaatcatattttctttatttgagCTAATTAAGAACTTATAATTGATATACTAGCTAGCCGATTAAaggaaacttttaattaaatcatttttttttctgtaactgGACATTGTCTTTTTCTTACTTACAAGCTCTGAATAGAGGTTTCATttccattttttcattttatatagttGCTAAACTCGTACAAATTGGCATCCGatgaattttacaaatttgataTTCAACGTGggcattcttaaaaaatatgaattttcaaaaatagtgtttagtttttcgaaaatatgagATAAAAATCATGTATGAAAtgaaacatgttttaaaaaataatttttatttttaaaaagcatttttaatataaaataggcCGTGAAACacaaatgaatgtaattttaatcgaaatttagACATCGTGAATGAGTTCTTCCTGAATTGTATTGTGTCAAATTATTTAGTACCGTAGATagaacaaagaaaaatttcttcaatatatGGCGATTGTAAAATAAGATATAATCTGAAGTTGGAATATTAATTCTGCagtcaaattaaacattaaactcTGTATCAaatcagatatttttgttttgttttttatatgttgtttttaatgtaaagacaatgtgaaatatttaatttcgtcATTTTCAGTACCATTCAAGTTTCTGAAGACCTAGTATTTCCTTGAAAACCCGCTACCTTCCTCTCAGTTGGCTCTTGGTTGCTAGAGGCCACTTCGTTTCCTGAGACCTCAAGAGAACTAACTAATCTGACACAGTTTTgatgatgtatttattttaatcaaactttGTCCTTTTTGATGGACCTGATTTGTCCAAGACGTCATCTTTTGAGATATCAGGAGGCTTATCAAGAATATCCAGACGGACACCGACAATAATTCGTTTACTTCATTTTTGTCTGGCATATCATCTGTAGATGAGTAATcgtgtaatttaaaaaactggccaaattgttgcaaatttaacctACTTTAACTATGAATCCATAATCATTGATGAACAATCAGTCCCTCCAAAGTCAAAATTGTCGTCTGCCGATAATCGAAAACTTGTATTTAACATTGACTCTATATTAAAAACAgcatatcaaaaaacaaaacaaaaatgtccTATTTGATTCAGCGTTCACGTTCTTTTCATGTTTAATTCATGACTGACTTATATGCATGCTACAGACATTTGAATCGATAATGTTAGCCATGATTTTATGTCAATAAGTATTCTGTGTGGCATCTTAGAGTCTTATTTAGTGATGGTACGATATTATTGACCATTGATCGCTTATTAAGAACAAATTCATAGACATTTTCCATTGAATATGATTTCATAAGAGAAACTAGAGCAGAGCATGGAATTGATAAAATaactatcaaaaatttcaaaaagatgaCTTGTAAATTGATCGTTATTTTGATATAAGACAAATGCATTTAAGAATATTCTccgataataaatgaaattcttttgaaaatgttggataattgaaatttttaaggaatAACACCATATGTAAGCAAGGCCTAAAAAATTCAGATCTTAATTAAGgacttttttaacttttctgtACTTCTGGGTAGAAAAATACTAGTAATTTTATAACAGAGAAAAACTAGTAGAAATatgctatttttaatatataaaaacaaaaagatagtTTTTATGCCTCGAAAATTAAACTTACGAATTATGAATGTCagcttattaaatatttctagttgccaaaaacagaaaaatggAGCTATAGTATAAGTTTTACAGTTTggacaattttttgtatttattaatattaatgtacttattttaaatgacaaaaagggattaaaatgaacttttcaTTTGTTTCGCCAACGATACCACTAAATAGTTTTAGCAATATAAAGTATTTAGCTGTCAACCTAAGAATCTAAGATAGAAGAGAGGTGAGAGGTCGCCGAGTATTTGTGTCCTGTAAATTACAACCCAGAGGCCCGTAGATCGAAGTTACGCTTtgctaacataatttttttaaacaaaattatggagGTGAAGAGCGTTTATGAATGAATTACTAGAGGCGTTGGAACTCGCATACTCTTTATTACATTGCTAGTAATGGGAGCCTTCTTCTTATACTCTTTGGTGTCAacgtagaaaaatttttaataatttttctaattttattatttacgaattattttaaaagttgtaaatgTGTCTTATAACTTATCTcgaatgattttgtttttctcattaatttttaaacacgtTTTGGCTATCCTTTTTACTCCGGTAAATCCTGgatcttattaaattattggatATCAATCGAAACAatttcacaatttaaaaaataatcgccAGCTTCATAAAATATTACGGAGCCAAGAGGCTAGTCACTGcgattttaagtataaaaaaatttttaaaggctGATAATTTatctctaataaaattttttttattaaaaaaaaagtgtaaataattgtatgttaagacataaaaaatatatatatatagccattttgttatttttagcttgtatatcttgttattcaaataaaatcatgaaaatcaaatcactttttgttttattttggtgGCAATAAGGGTGTATTCGTATAccattttcttttcacatcattTGGGGGTGTTGTAACTGCAATAACTTCTACTTTGTCCATGGGATTACATTTTAAAGTTACTGCTGTATTGTGATCAATCCTTCTGGAATTATAGACATTATTATCAGGTgccgaaaaattgtatttttcatcagtttttattttattatctaatcGAAAAGGTTCTTCAGGCACAAACATATCATCTTCATTATTGAATGCACttcttttattttcatcttttatatTTACACGATGTTCTTGAGTATTCGAGGAGCCAATTAAAATTTCTCTCAATTTTTCCGAACTTAAAAAATCGTCATTCTTTTCTTCGTTAACGGTATTTATAGAATCTGTTTCTTGtttaatatctttaaattcATCTTCATTCTTAGTACAACTTACATTCTTTGGAGGACCATCTGAAGAAGGTTTTGGtgtgttaataattattgaaatatgcaCATTTGACGTACTATCCATGTCTGTGGAAT
This region includes:
- the LOC123295111 gene encoding galectin-9-like isoform X2, translating into MGWIHNRFPPELPMEIVHSKPLDQPLKTSDVIVIHGTVHNDCERFTINLLSAQSSDPTHNVILHINPRFEQRYIVRNSRIGGKWGAEDTTGKFPFILKRGSEFKLHIFVTDSEFLISIDGEHYCAYPFRIPAKKVTHIEVTGAIQIHDLRIDSLNIYPTSPGDTSTVPILPINHSLEETIKLPFCWRLSGPFVTGQQIAIEGVVKLLPVAFFVNLQNGEHVWPHPEIPLHVNTRFVQKGEMYLVRNSWKNGQWGSEERAVTNKFQPGRPFILSINCEDDLYSIWVNKSLIATYNHQMNRDLATHLYIEGDINVKRIIHSDKILDKYTHGSINDSETIHDNNN
- the LOC123295111 gene encoding galectin-9-like isoform X1, translating into MEDSVDEDNNELKGGCCFRCWYCLCCCCRNWIRKKYGKKKKISIVTEQIEIVHSKPLDQPLKTSDVIVIHGTVHNDCERFTINLLSAQSSDPTHNVILHINPRFEQRYIVRNSRIGGKWGAEDTTGKFPFILKRGSEFKLHIFVTDSEFLISIDGEHYCAYPFRIPAKKVTHIEVTGAIQIHDLRIDSLNIYPTSPGDTSTVPILPINHSLEETIKLPFCWRLSGPFVTGQQIAIEGVVKLLPVAFFVNLQNGEHVWPHPEIPLHVNTRFVQKGEMYLVRNSWKNGQWGSEERAVTNKFQPGRPFILSINCEDDLYSIWVNKSLIATYNHQMNRDLATHLYIEGDINVKRIIHSDKILDKYTHGSINDSETIHDNNN